Proteins co-encoded in one Nonomuraea helvata genomic window:
- a CDS encoding sigma-70 family RNA polymerase sigma factor produces MCPVLGHLDGRFESADAEAEHRIAVLYQEFGGPLLRHVRKSTGNDLQWAEDVVQETLVRAWRNSARLQWEPGLIWAWLLTVARRIVIDGRRRKSVRPHEVEPPEVDMMAVPDGSERALSAIVVADALRSLSEEHREVIEQTYLRDRTINEAAEILGIPPGTVKSRLYYGIRALRELLRDKGVAG; encoded by the coding sequence ATGTGCCCCGTGCTAGGTCACCTCGACGGCAGGTTCGAGAGTGCGGATGCCGAGGCGGAGCATCGCATCGCGGTGCTTTACCAGGAGTTCGGCGGCCCTCTGCTGCGCCACGTACGCAAATCGACAGGTAACGACCTTCAATGGGCCGAAGACGTCGTGCAGGAGACGCTCGTCAGAGCCTGGAGAAACTCGGCAAGACTGCAATGGGAACCAGGCCTCATATGGGCGTGGCTACTGACGGTAGCCCGCCGTATCGTTATCGACGGACGTCGGCGGAAGAGCGTCCGGCCTCACGAGGTCGAGCCGCCCGAAGTCGACATGATGGCGGTGCCCGACGGCTCGGAGCGGGCTCTCTCGGCGATCGTTGTCGCCGACGCGCTCCGCAGCCTCTCTGAAGAACACCGCGAAGTCATTGAGCAGACCTACCTCAGAGACCGTACGATAAATGAGGCGGCGGAGATTCTGGGGATCCCGCCGGGCACGGTGAAGTCCCGGCTCTACTACGGGATCCGGGCGCTCCGTGAGCTGTTGCGGGACAAGGGGGTAGCCGGCTGA
- a CDS encoding zf-HC2 domain-containing protein — protein MHDEVAAYALGVLDPEEHEAFERHLDTCERCQAELIELAELPEQLDELKNTPSASDDDPPMSMSR, from the coding sequence ATGCATGACGAGGTGGCCGCTTACGCCCTTGGTGTCCTCGATCCTGAGGAGCACGAGGCGTTCGAACGCCACCTCGACACGTGCGAGAGATGCCAGGCGGAGTTGATTGAGCTTGCCGAGCTCCCGGAGCAGCTCGACGAGCTCAAGAACACTCCCTCAGCCTCCGACGACGACCCCCCGATGTCGATGTCACGTTGA
- a CDS encoding tryptophan 2,3-dioxygenase, translating to MGIDGDAPVPPHRRFGEEGGRLSYGGYLRLPALLAQQQPESEAPDELLFITIHQVYELWFKLLLHELESAREAMFEGELWQARHLFRRVHAVEKVLIEQVDVLETMTPQDFLEFRAKLEPASGFQSVQFRELEFLSGLKDERYLSSFRHASDTELARLRRRLEEPTLWDAYLTALSQRGLPVSDDEIMDSLLAVARDRRSYDDLWQLAEDLLTHDEKAAHWRMRHVQMVERQIGTKSGTGGSTGAPYLRGRTRMHYFPLLWELRAWL from the coding sequence GTGGGCATCGACGGTGATGCGCCCGTTCCCCCGCATCGGCGGTTCGGCGAGGAAGGCGGCCGGCTGTCGTACGGCGGCTATCTTCGGCTGCCCGCCCTTCTCGCACAGCAGCAGCCGGAGTCGGAGGCCCCCGACGAGCTGCTCTTCATCACCATTCACCAGGTCTACGAGCTGTGGTTCAAGCTGCTGCTCCACGAGCTGGAGAGCGCCCGCGAGGCCATGTTCGAGGGCGAGCTCTGGCAGGCCAGGCACCTGTTCCGCCGGGTGCACGCGGTCGAGAAGGTGCTGATCGAGCAGGTGGACGTCCTGGAGACGATGACGCCCCAGGACTTCCTCGAGTTCCGGGCCAAGCTGGAGCCGGCCAGTGGCTTCCAGTCGGTGCAGTTCCGGGAGCTGGAGTTCCTGTCAGGGCTGAAGGACGAGCGCTATCTCAGCAGCTTCAGGCACGCCAGCGACACGGAGCTCGCGCGGCTGCGCCGCAGGCTGGAGGAGCCCACGCTGTGGGATGCTTACCTCACCGCCCTCTCCCAGCGTGGCCTGCCGGTCTCCGACGACGAGATCATGGACTCGCTGCTGGCCGTGGCGAGGGACCGCAGGTCTTACGACGACCTGTGGCAACTGGCCGAAGACCTGCTGACGCACGACGAGAAGGCAGCGCACTGGCGGATGCGTCACGTCCAGATGGTCGAACGCCAGATCGGCACCAAGTCCGGCACGGGAGGCTCGACCGGTGCCCCTTATCTGCGCGGTAGAACGCGTATGCACTATTTCCCGCTGTTGTGGGAACTAAGGGCCTGGCTATGA